In Aestuariibaculum lutulentum, one DNA window encodes the following:
- the infB gene encoding translation initiation factor IF-2 has translation MAETIRLNKVLRELNISLDRAVEFLDSKGIEIEKRPTTKISEEVYNVLSSEFQVDANKKVASKEVSEAKQKEKEELREQRERELEEKQKEAARKEEIVKATKILSGPKQVGKIDLDPKKPAETPQAETPEPPKQEEPKVEAPKEEPVKTEAPKEEVAKTEVKTEAPVQEPKAEEKTKVETPKPVQVNKPKEHKGPEVEKTLVTNENGEIVAEEKVKTQYQKLTGPKIAGDKIDLSQFNKPKKKKEDKKGDNKPGNAADANKKKRRRISKAGGPNQPGQPGQGGGDNRGNTNRPNDRFNKGGNKARRPIIKEDPSDEDVKKQVRETLEKLQGKSTKGKGAKYRRDKRDQHRDQTQKELMQEAAESKILKVTEFVTANEVATMMDVPVTQIISACMSLGMMVTMNQRLDAETLSIVAEEFGYKVEFVTADIEESIEVVEDKEEDLKPRAPIVTVMGHVDHGKTSLLDYIRKENVIAGESGGITQHIGAYGVELENGQKIAFLDTPGHEAFTAMRARGAQVTDIAIIVAAADDDIMPQTKEAISHAQAAGVPIVFAINKIDKPTANPDKIKEGLANMNLLVEDWGGKIQSHDISAKVGTGVKELLEKVLLEAELLELKANPNKPAVGTVVEAFLDKGRGYVATVLVTGGTLKVGDYVLAGKNSGKVKAMHDERGNDVIEAGPSTPVSILGLDGAPQAGDKFNVFEDEREAKQIAAKRSQLQREQSVRTQRHITLDEIGRRIALGDFKELNIILKGDVDGSVEALTDSFQKLSTEEIQVNILHKGVGAITESDVLLASASDAIIIGFNVRPVGNARATADREEIDIRTYSIIYDAINDLKDAMEGMLSPEYKEEVTGTAEIREIFKVSKIGSIAGCMVTNGKILRSSGVRIIRDGVVVYTGELASLKRFKDDVKEVTKGYDCGMQIKNYNDIKEGDIIEAFHEVEVKKKLK, from the coding sequence ATGGCTGAAACAATTAGATTAAATAAAGTATTACGCGAGCTGAATATTTCTTTAGATCGTGCCGTAGAATTTTTAGATTCTAAAGGTATCGAAATAGAGAAGCGACCAACCACGAAAATTTCCGAGGAAGTATACAATGTGCTTTCTAGTGAATTTCAAGTAGATGCAAACAAAAAAGTAGCATCTAAAGAGGTTAGTGAAGCTAAGCAGAAAGAAAAAGAGGAGCTGCGAGAGCAACGTGAGCGTGAACTTGAAGAAAAACAAAAAGAGGCAGCTAGAAAGGAAGAAATTGTAAAAGCCACTAAAATACTTTCTGGTCCTAAGCAAGTAGGTAAGATTGATTTAGATCCTAAAAAACCTGCTGAAACTCCTCAGGCTGAAACACCAGAACCACCAAAACAAGAAGAACCTAAGGTTGAAGCTCCAAAAGAAGAGCCTGTTAAAACCGAAGCTCCAAAAGAAGAGGTGGCAAAAACAGAAGTGAAAACCGAGGCTCCTGTTCAGGAACCAAAGGCAGAAGAAAAAACAAAAGTTGAAACTCCAAAACCTGTGCAAGTAAATAAACCTAAAGAGCACAAAGGTCCTGAAGTTGAGAAAACACTTGTTACTAATGAAAACGGTGAAATCGTTGCAGAAGAAAAAGTAAAAACTCAGTACCAAAAGCTTACCGGTCCTAAAATTGCAGGTGATAAAATTGACTTATCTCAATTTAATAAGCCTAAGAAAAAGAAGGAAGATAAAAAAGGTGATAATAAGCCAGGTAATGCTGCCGATGCCAATAAGAAAAAGCGTCGTCGTATAAGTAAAGCAGGAGGTCCAAATCAACCAGGACAGCCAGGTCAAGGTGGTGGTGATAACAGAGGAAACACTAACCGTCCTAACGATCGTTTTAATAAAGGAGGTAACAAAGCTAGACGCCCTATTATTAAAGAGGATCCTAGTGATGAAGATGTTAAAAAACAAGTGCGTGAAACACTTGAAAAACTTCAGGGAAAATCAACTAAAGGTAAGGGAGCTAAATACCGTAGAGATAAGAGAGATCAGCACAGAGATCAAACTCAAAAAGAGTTGATGCAGGAAGCTGCAGAAAGCAAAATCCTTAAGGTAACCGAGTTCGTTACAGCGAACGAGGTGGCTACTATGATGGATGTGCCTGTTACACAAATTATCTCAGCTTGTATGTCGCTTGGTATGATGGTGACCATGAACCAACGTTTAGATGCAGAAACTTTATCGATTGTTGCTGAAGAATTTGGTTATAAAGTAGAATTTGTAACAGCGGATATTGAAGAGTCAATAGAAGTCGTTGAAGATAAAGAAGAAGATTTAAAACCAAGAGCCCCGATTGTAACGGTAATGGGTCACGTAGACCACGGTAAGACATCGCTTTTAGATTACATCCGTAAGGAAAATGTAATCGCTGGTGAGTCTGGAGGTATTACACAGCACATTGGAGCTTATGGAGTTGAATTAGAAAACGGACAAAAAATAGCATTCCTTGATACACCAGGTCACGAGGCCTTTACAGCGATGCGTGCTCGTGGTGCTCAGGTAACCGATATTGCTATTATTGTGGCTGCTGCCGATGATGATATCATGCCACAAACTAAAGAGGCGATTTCTCACGCACAGGCTGCAGGTGTTCCAATTGTATTTGCAATTAACAAAATTGATAAGCCGACAGCGAATCCTGATAAGATTAAAGAAGGATTAGCAAATATGAACCTTTTAGTAGAAGATTGGGGTGGTAAAATTCAATCACACGATATCTCTGCAAAAGTAGGAACCGGTGTTAAAGAATTATTAGAAAAAGTATTACTTGAAGCTGAATTATTAGAGCTTAAAGCCAATCCTAACAAGCCAGCAGTAGGTACGGTTGTAGAAGCTTTCCTTGATAAAGGTAGAGGTTATGTAGCAACAGTATTAGTAACAGGTGGTACATTAAAAGTTGGAGATTACGTTTTAGCTGGTAAAAACAGTGGTAAAGTTAAAGCAATGCACGACGAGCGTGGTAACGATGTTATTGAAGCTGGTCCATCTACTCCGGTATCTATTCTTGGTTTAGATGGTGCACCACAAGCAGGTGATAAATTCAACGTATTCGAAGACGAACGTGAAGCAAAACAAATTGCAGCAAAACGTTCGCAATTACAACGCGAGCAATCGGTGCGTACGCAACGTCATATTACACTTGATGAGATTGGACGTCGTATTGCATTAGGAGACTTCAAAGAATTAAACATCATCCTTAAAGGTGACGTGGATGGTTCTGTTGAGGCGCTTACAGATTCGTTCCAGAAATTATCAACTGAAGAAATTCAGGTTAACATTTTACATAAAGGCGTTGGTGCTATTACCGAAAGTGACGTATTATTAGCTTCGGCTTCAGATGCGATTATTATCGGATTTAACGTTCGTCCTGTTGGAAATGCTCGTGCAACAGCAGATAGAGAAGAAATCGATATCAGAACTTACTCAATCATCTATGATGCGATTAATGATCTTAAAGATGCGATGGAAGGTATGTTGTCTCCAGAGTATAAAGAAGAGGTTACTGGTACAGCCGAAATTAGAGAAATCTTTAAAGTTTCTAAAATTGGTAGTATAGCTGGATGTATGGTAACTAATGGTAAAATCTTAAGAAGTTCAGGTGTTCGTATTATTAGAGATGGTGTGGTTGTTTACACTGGAGAGTTAGCGTCGTTAAAACGTTTCAAAGACGATGTTAAAGAAGTAACTAAAGGATACGATTGTGGTATGCAGATTAAAAACTACAATGATATTAAAGAAGGTGATATTATTGAAGCATTTCACGAGGTTGAAGTTAAGAAGAAACTTAAATAA
- a CDS encoding c-type cytochrome encodes MKSLIKILAVAVVLVAVSCKKDTAPNYQFMPNMYESVGYETYSESAAFKNGVEAQLPVAGTIARGFVPFDIENSTEGYELAKANLVSPLDSTQVDLERGKALYDIYCGICHGNKGDGQGNLVKREKILGIPNYADREITAGSIYHTIYYGKNAMGSYANQINEEERWQVVSYVLKLRADLVK; translated from the coding sequence ATGAAGAGCTTAATTAAAATATTAGCAGTAGCAGTTGTTTTAGTAGCTGTATCATGTAAAAAGGATACAGCACCAAACTACCAATTCATGCCAAATATGTATGAATCTGTAGGCTATGAAACATATAGCGAATCGGCTGCATTTAAAAACGGAGTAGAAGCACAATTACCAGTAGCAGGTACTATAGCTAGAGGATTTGTTCCTTTCGATATTGAAAATTCTACAGAGGGATACGAATTAGCTAAAGCCAATTTAGTTAGTCCTTTAGATTCTACTCAGGTTGATTTAGAAAGAGGAAAAGCGCTTTACGATATTTACTGTGGTATTTGTCACGGTAATAAAGGTGACGGTCAAGGTAACTTAGTAAAACGTGAAAAAATATTAGGTATACCAAACTACGCCGATAGAGAGATTACAGCAGGAAGTATTTACCACACTATTTATTACGGTAAAAATGCTATGGGTTCTTACGCTAATCAAATCAATGAAGAAGAGCGTTGGCAAGTAGTTTCATACGTGTTAAAATTAAGAGCTGATTTAGTAAAGTAA
- the nrfD gene encoding NrfD/PsrC family molybdoenzyme membrane anchor subunit — MASHYEAPIRRPLVTGEKSYHDVTVDVAKPVEGKANKQWWIVFGIALAAFLWGLGCIIYTISTGIGTWGLNKTVGWAWDITNFVWWVGIGHAGTLISAVLLLFRQKWRMAINRSAEAMTIFSVVQAGLFPIIHMGRPWLGYWVLPIPNQFGSLWVNFNSPLLWDVFAISTYLSVSLVFWWTGLLPDFAMLRDRAIKPFQKKIYSLLSFGWTGRAKDWQRFEEVSLVLAGLATPLVLSVHTIVSFDFATSVIPGWHTTIFPPYFVAGAVFSGFAMVNTLLIVMRKVCNLEDYITVQHIELMNIVIMITGSIVGVAYITELFIAWYSGVEYEQYAFLNRATGPYWWAYWAMMTCNVFSPQFMWFKKLRTSIMFSFFISIVVNIGMWFERFVIIVTSLHRDYLPSSWTMFSPTFVDIGIFVGTIGFFFVLFLLYSRTFPVIAQAEVKTILKSSGERYKKIREAGESLVGTGADERTSGKVNNTKN, encoded by the coding sequence ATGGCGTCTCATTACGAAGCACCTATTAGAAGACCCTTAGTTACAGGAGAGAAGTCTTACCACGATGTAACTGTGGATGTAGCAAAGCCTGTTGAAGGAAAAGCAAATAAACAGTGGTGGATAGTTTTTGGTATTGCACTAGCTGCCTTTCTTTGGGGTCTTGGATGTATCATTTATACCATATCTACAGGTATTGGAACTTGGGGTTTAAATAAAACCGTTGGTTGGGCCTGGGATATTACTAACTTCGTTTGGTGGGTTGGTATTGGTCACGCAGGAACACTTATTTCTGCTGTACTTTTATTATTCCGTCAAAAATGGAGAATGGCAATTAACCGTTCTGCGGAAGCGATGACTATCTTCTCGGTAGTACAAGCAGGTTTATTCCCAATTATTCACATGGGTCGTCCATGGTTAGGATACTGGGTATTGCCAATCCCGAACCAATTTGGTTCTTTATGGGTTAACTTTAACTCACCATTATTATGGGACGTATTCGCGATCTCTACATATTTATCTGTTTCATTAGTATTCTGGTGGACAGGTTTATTACCAGATTTCGCTATGTTAAGAGATAGAGCTATTAAGCCATTCCAAAAGAAAATTTATTCATTATTAAGTTTTGGTTGGACAGGTAGAGCAAAAGACTGGCAACGTTTTGAAGAAGTATCTTTAGTTCTTGCAGGTTTAGCAACACCGTTAGTACTTTCTGTACACACCATCGTATCGTTTGACTTCGCTACGTCGGTAATTCCAGGATGGCATACAACAATCTTCCCTCCATATTTCGTTGCCGGTGCGGTATTCTCAGGATTCGCGATGGTAAACACTTTACTTATTGTAATGCGTAAAGTATGTAACCTTGAAGATTATATTACAGTACAACATATCGAGTTAATGAACATCGTAATCATGATCACAGGTTCTATTGTAGGTGTGGCTTATATTACTGAGTTATTTATTGCTTGGTATTCTGGAGTAGAGTATGAGCAATACGCCTTCTTAAACAGAGCAACAGGACCTTACTGGTGGGCATATTGGGCGATGATGACTTGTAACGTATTCTCTCCACAGTTCATGTGGTTCAAGAAATTAAGAACAAGTATCATGTTCTCATTCTTTATCTCTATCGTGGTAAACATAGGAATGTGGTTCGAGCGTTTCGTAATTATCGTAACATCGTTACACCGTGATTACTTACCATCGTCTTGGACAATGTTCTCACCAACGTTTGTTGATATCGGTATCTTTGTTGGAACTATCGGATTCTTCTTCGTATTATTCTTATTATACTCAAGAACATTCCCGGTAATTGCACAGGCAGAGGTTAAGACTATCCTTAAATCTTCTGGAGAACGTTACAAGAAGATTAGAGAGGCAGGAGAAAGTTTAGTAGGAACAGGAGCTGACGAAAGAACTTCTGGAAAAGTTAACAACACTAAAAACTAA
- a CDS encoding c-type cytochrome codes for MKKVIHRKLSKNILGLGLIVLLIFTASLSAQEGDPAKGKSLFNANCAACHQLDKKMTGPALRNVEARLADEQGLDRAWIYDWVHNSSGVIKSGDAYGNKVYNEYGGAAMTAFPQLSEKDIDDILAYTAEVKKEVPAAAATAAAGTAAGATTGGISNELVLGALAVLFALLAIGLILVNKTLRRFAEAQGVELPEASKRMPLWKAFVKNQFLMLVSAIFLLLAGAYFVYGYFMQVGVDQGYQPVQPIHFSHKIHAGDNGIDCKYCHSSARVSKTSGIPSVNVCMNCHKSIYEYNGETTAEYTKEFYDAQIKKLYAAAGWDDANQKYTGDSHPVKWVRIHNLPDFVYFNHSQHVSVAGVECQTCHGPVETMEVMYQHAPLTMGWCIDCHRTTNVKVEDNAYYEKIHEELSKKYGVDKLTAAQMGGLECGKCHY; via the coding sequence ATGAAAAAGGTGATTCACCGTAAATTAAGCAAGAACATTCTTGGTTTAGGTTTAATTGTTTTATTAATCTTTACCGCTTCCCTTTCTGCTCAGGAAGGAGATCCAGCAAAAGGAAAATCATTATTTAACGCGAATTGTGCTGCATGTCACCAATTGGATAAAAAGATGACAGGACCAGCGCTTCGAAATGTTGAAGCGCGTTTAGCCGATGAGCAAGGGTTAGACCGAGCTTGGATTTATGATTGGGTTCATAACAGTTCTGGTGTTATCAAGTCTGGTGACGCTTATGGTAACAAAGTTTATAATGAGTACGGTGGAGCTGCGATGACAGCTTTTCCTCAGTTATCTGAAAAAGATATTGACGATATCTTAGCCTATACTGCAGAAGTTAAAAAAGAAGTGCCTGCTGCTGCGGCAACTGCTGCAGCTGGAACTGCTGCTGGCGCGACTACGGGGGGTATATCTAACGAGTTAGTGTTAGGTGCTCTTGCTGTATTATTTGCGCTTTTGGCAATAGGTTTAATCTTAGTAAACAAAACGCTTCGTCGTTTTGCAGAAGCTCAGGGTGTTGAATTACCTGAAGCCTCTAAAAGAATGCCGCTTTGGAAAGCATTTGTTAAGAATCAATTCTTAATGTTAGTGTCTGCAATTTTCTTATTGCTTGCTGGTGCTTACTTTGTATATGGATATTTTATGCAGGTTGGTGTTGATCAAGGGTATCAACCAGTGCAGCCAATTCATTTCTCACATAAAATTCACGCTGGTGATAACGGTATCGATTGTAAATATTGTCACTCTTCAGCTCGTGTTAGTAAAACTTCAGGTATTCCATCTGTAAACGTTTGTATGAACTGTCATAAATCTATTTATGAGTACAACGGTGAAACAACTGCAGAGTATACTAAAGAGTTTTATGATGCACAAATCAAAAAATTATATGCAGCAGCAGGATGGGATGATGCTAACCAAAAATATACTGGAGATTCACATCCGGTAAAATGGGTTCGTATTCATAATTTACCTGACTTCGTTTACTTCAACCACTCTCAGCACGTTTCTGTAGCAGGTGTTGAATGTCAAACATGTCATGGTCCTGTTGAGACTATGGAAGTAATGTATCAACATGCGCCATTAACAATGGGATGGTGTATCGATTGTCACAGAACTACAAATGTTAAAGTAGAAGACAATGCATACTACGAGAAAATTCACGAAGAATTATCTAAGAAGTATGGTGTAGATAAGCTTACAGCTGCACAAATGGGTGGTTTAGAATGTGGAAAATGCCACTATTAA
- a CDS encoding TAT-variant-translocated molybdopterin oxidoreductase, which translates to MSSNKKYWKSVEELNENSSIVETLKQNEFVSEIPTDEFLGDKNALESSSTTRRDFLKYVGFSTAAASLAACEGPVVKSIPYVVQPEEIIPGVANYYATTIADGFDFASVLVKTREGRPIKIENNALAATNGSANARVNASVLGLYDSLRVQGPKKDGNAITWGDFDADTTKKLNELKAANKKIVLLTQTFASPSTRNLIADFKEEYGNVQHVVYDAVSESAALDAFQAKYGKRALAGYDFSKAMTIVSVGADFLGDWQGGGFDSGYAKNKVPNHGKMSRHIQFESNMSLTGANADKRVPLTPSQQKVALAKLYSYVVGGAVAGELPAHIDEAVQKAAAQLKKAGSNGVVVTGIQDVNAQTVVLEINEFLASKAFDVKVAIKTRQGNDKDVANLVADMKAGKVSAIIMAGVNPLYTLPNAADFAEGLKKTELSITFSMKEDETASESQYIAAAPHYLESWGDVEIKNGHYALMQPTIRPLFDTRQFQEALLIWTSNSVAYNDYIKEIWTSDILNGASFNQALHDGQFVSQEVHAINDIDALEGLVENNDVEKPSNAAASALAASAKSSGLELSLYTKVGMGDGQQANNPWLQEFPDPITRTSWDNYLTVSKVDADALGLKNYNVANGALNGSYAKVTVNGTSLVVPVLIQPGQAKGSVGLSFGYGKTKGIKEEMQTGVNAYTLYHNFNNVQNVTVEAAAGEHEFACVQLHNTLMGRGDIVKETTLEIFNTKDKKYWNAIPQVSLNHEETPVTSPDVDLWDEFDRSIGHHFNLSIDLNSCTGCGACVIACHAENNVPVVGKSEVRRSRDMHWLRIDRYYSSEESFAGDDEKKDNISGLGSSLSEFGEMEHASANPQVAFQPVMCQHCNHAPCETVCPVAATSHGRQGQNHMAYNRCVGTRYCANNCPYKVRRFNWFLYNGNDEFDYHMNDDLGRMVLNPDVVVRSRGVMEKCSMCIQMTQKTVLDAKRDGRVIKDGEFQTACSAACSSGAMTFGDINDKESKVAKLKEDNRMYHLLEHVGTKPNVIYQTKVRNTTEA; encoded by the coding sequence ATGTCATCAAACAAGAAATACTGGAAAAGTGTTGAAGAGCTAAACGAGAATAGCTCTATTGTTGAGACGCTAAAACAAAACGAGTTTGTAAGCGAGATTCCTACAGATGAATTTTTAGGTGATAAAAATGCATTGGAATCAAGTTCTACAACGCGTCGCGATTTCTTAAAATATGTAGGATTCAGTACAGCTGCGGCATCATTAGCTGCCTGTGAAGGTCCTGTAGTTAAGTCGATTCCTTATGTAGTACAACCAGAGGAAATTATTCCTGGTGTTGCTAACTACTATGCAACTACTATTGCAGATGGTTTCGATTTTGCTAGTGTTTTAGTGAAAACACGTGAAGGTCGTCCAATTAAGATTGAAAATAATGCTTTGGCTGCTACAAATGGTAGTGCTAATGCCAGAGTTAATGCTTCGGTTTTAGGATTGTATGATAGTTTAAGAGTACAAGGTCCTAAAAAAGATGGTAATGCCATTACTTGGGGTGATTTCGATGCTGATACGACTAAAAAGTTAAATGAGTTAAAAGCGGCTAACAAGAAGATTGTTTTATTAACACAAACTTTTGCGAGTCCTTCTACACGTAACTTAATTGCAGATTTTAAAGAAGAATACGGTAATGTACAACACGTTGTGTACGATGCGGTATCAGAATCTGCTGCTTTAGATGCTTTCCAGGCTAAATATGGAAAACGTGCTTTAGCTGGTTACGATTTCTCTAAAGCGATGACTATTGTATCTGTTGGAGCTGATTTCTTAGGTGACTGGCAAGGTGGCGGATTTGATTCTGGCTATGCTAAGAACAAAGTACCTAACCACGGTAAAATGTCTCGTCACATTCAGTTTGAATCTAACATGTCGCTAACAGGTGCTAATGCCGATAAACGTGTGCCTTTAACACCAAGTCAGCAAAAAGTAGCCTTAGCTAAATTATATAGCTATGTAGTTGGTGGTGCCGTTGCAGGTGAATTACCAGCGCACATAGACGAAGCTGTTCAAAAGGCAGCTGCTCAATTAAAGAAAGCAGGATCAAATGGTGTTGTAGTTACAGGAATTCAAGACGTAAATGCACAAACTGTTGTTCTGGAAATAAACGAGTTTTTAGCGAGCAAGGCTTTTGATGTTAAGGTTGCTATTAAAACAAGACAAGGTAATGATAAAGATGTTGCAAACTTAGTTGCTGATATGAAAGCAGGTAAGGTTTCTGCAATCATTATGGCTGGGGTTAATCCATTATATACATTACCAAATGCTGCAGATTTTGCTGAAGGATTAAAGAAGACTGAATTATCTATTACTTTCTCAATGAAAGAAGATGAAACTGCTTCAGAATCTCAGTATATCGCTGCTGCTCCTCACTATTTAGAGTCTTGGGGTGATGTTGAAATTAAAAACGGACACTATGCATTAATGCAGCCAACTATCCGTCCGTTATTCGACACTAGACAATTCCAGGAAGCGTTATTAATCTGGACGTCTAATAGTGTTGCTTACAACGATTATATTAAAGAAATCTGGACTTCAGATATTTTAAACGGAGCATCGTTTAACCAAGCGTTACACGATGGGCAGTTTGTATCTCAAGAAGTTCATGCAATTAACGATATTGATGCTTTAGAAGGTTTAGTTGAAAACAACGACGTTGAAAAACCATCTAATGCTGCAGCTAGTGCTTTAGCGGCTTCTGCTAAAAGTTCTGGTTTAGAATTATCATTGTATACCAAAGTAGGTATGGGAGACGGGCAACAAGCCAATAACCCTTGGTTACAAGAATTCCCGGATCCGATTACCAGAACATCTTGGGATAACTACTTAACAGTTTCTAAAGTTGATGCTGATGCCTTAGGTTTAAAAAACTATAACGTTGCTAATGGTGCGTTAAATGGTAGTTATGCTAAAGTTACTGTAAACGGTACGTCTTTAGTTGTTCCTGTGTTAATTCAACCAGGTCAGGCTAAAGGTTCTGTAGGTTTATCATTTGGATATGGTAAAACAAAAGGGATTAAAGAAGAAATGCAAACCGGTGTTAATGCGTATACGTTATACCACAACTTCAACAACGTACAGAATGTAACTGTTGAAGCAGCTGCTGGTGAGCACGAGTTTGCTTGTGTACAGTTGCACAATACTTTAATGGGACGTGGTGATATTGTTAAAGAAACTACTTTAGAGATATTCAACACTAAAGATAAAAAGTACTGGAATGCTATTCCTCAAGTGTCATTAAACCACGAGGAAACACCAGTAACTTCTCCAGACGTTGATTTATGGGATGAGTTCGATCGTTCAATTGGTCACCACTTTAACTTATCAATCGACTTAAACTCTTGTACAGGATGTGGGGCATGTGTTATTGCTTGTCACGCTGAAAACAATGTACCTGTAGTAGGTAAATCTGAAGTACGTCGTAGCCGTGATATGCACTGGTTACGTATCGATAGATATTATTCATCTGAAGAGTCATTCGCAGGTGATGATGAGAAGAAAGATAACATCTCTGGTTTAGGAAGCTCATTAAGTGAGTTCGGTGAAATGGAGCATGCTTCGGCTAATCCTCAGGTTGCCTTCCAACCAGTAATGTGTCAGCACTGTAACCACGCACCTTGTGAAACTGTATGTCCTGTGGCTGCAACATCACACGGTCGTCAAGGTCAAAACCACATGGCGTATAACCGTTGTGTAGGTACTAGATACTGTGCTAACAACTGTCCTTATAAAGTTCGTCGTTTTAACTGGTTCTTATATAACGGTAACGATGAGTTCGATTATCATATGAATGATGATTTAGGACGTATGGTATTAAATCCAGATGTTGTAGTTCGTTCTCGTGGTGTTATGGAGAAATGTTCTATGTGTATTCAAATGACACAAAAAACAGTTCTTGATGCTAAACGTGATGGACGTGTAATTAAGGATGGTGAATTCCAAACAGCTTGTTCTGCGGCTTGTTCTAGCGGCGCTATGACTTTTGGAGACATTAACGATAAGGAGAGCAAAGTTGCTAAACTTAAAGAAGATAACCGTATGTATCACTTACTAGAGCACGTAGGTACTAAACCAAACGTGATCTATCAAACGAAAGTGAGAAATACAACTGAAGCATAA
- a CDS encoding SPOR domain-containing protein, whose amino-acid sequence MKPLKLKIKLLTTFIIVIVTNFCYGQEGKVTINQDKNIPTLLNLKKEINSSENDSERYRIQIYSGNRSKAESTQSQFEELFPDWHASIQYETPNFKIWAGNFRTRLEADRALKKIKTEFPTAFIFKPKKTS is encoded by the coding sequence ATGAAACCTTTGAAATTAAAAATCAAGCTATTAACAACATTTATCATTGTTATTGTAACCAATTTTTGTTATGGACAAGAAGGTAAGGTTACTATAAATCAAGATAAAAACATTCCTACGTTACTGAATTTAAAGAAAGAAATTAACAGTAGTGAAAATGATTCTGAGAGATATAGAATACAAATTTATTCAGGCAATAGAAGCAAAGCCGAATCAACTCAATCTCAATTCGAAGAGCTTTTTCCAGATTGGCATGCCAGTATTCAATATGAAACACCAAATTTTAAAATTTGGGCCGGTAATTTCAGAACTAGACTGGAAGCCGACCGTGCTTTAAAAAAGATAAAAACAGAATTTCCAACAGCCTTTATTTTTAAACCGAAAAAGACAAGTTAA
- a CDS encoding DUF3341 domain-containing protein, giving the protein MEASKVIHAIYNDDDILMSAVKKVKAAKYHIDEVYTPFPVHGLDKAMGLAPTRIAITAFLYGLVGLTVAITMMNFIMIEDWPQNIGGKPSFSFIENMPAFVPIMFELTVFFAAHLMVITFYLRSRMWPFKNAENPDPRTTDDHFLMEISVNGNEEALQSLLSETGAVEINLIDKAH; this is encoded by the coding sequence ATGGAAGCATCTAAAGTAATTCACGCTATTTATAATGATGACGATATTTTAATGTCGGCTGTAAAAAAGGTTAAGGCAGCAAAATATCACATTGACGAAGTATATACACCGTTTCCGGTTCACGGACTAGATAAAGCTATGGGATTAGCTCCAACGCGTATTGCTATTACAGCATTTTTATACGGATTGGTAGGTTTAACAGTAGCGATCACTATGATGAATTTCATCATGATTGAAGACTGGCCACAAAACATTGGTGGTAAACCAAGTTTTAGCTTTATTGAAAATATGCCGGCTTTCGTACCAATTATGTTTGAGTTAACGGTATTTTTTGCAGCTCACTTAATGGTAATTACGTTTTACTTACGTAGTAGAATGTGGCCATTTAAAAATGCTGAAAACCCAGATCCAAGAACAACAGACGATCATTTCTTAATGGAAATCTCTGTTAACGGTAACGAAGAAGCATTACAAAGTTTACTAAGTGAAACTGGAGCAGTAGAAATTAATTTAATTGATAAAGCGCATTAA